Proteins from a genomic interval of Acanthochromis polyacanthus isolate Apoly-LR-REF ecotype Palm Island chromosome 24, KAUST_Apoly_ChrSc, whole genome shotgun sequence:
- the LOC127532613 gene encoding Fc receptor-like A, whose protein sequence is MEGTSLLWIFLLSLMSCRTNQVKLNLSPNRSQFFKDKSVTLSCEDEDRSAGWTLRRNTTRGTRTQCGDGWGRPSGSSCTIGYMVPGDSGVYWCESMEAAASQSINLTVSGGSVILQSPVLPVMEGDPLTLSCQSKQDSPLPAAFYKDGSLIRTEPGGHMTILHVSRSDEGLYRCNISSHGESPSSWISVTGKPTTSAPPPSSAPPPVSSSLHLVFRLLCHLVVFCPYFISTGLMVSLYRHRATVSVATVPPLHAEQGLADDLRAIECHFWVTWCDHVIILNLKLLPS, encoded by the exons ATGGAGGGAACATCTCTGCTGTGGATCT TTCTGCTCTCTCTGATGAGCTGCAGAACAAACCAGGTGAAGCTGAACCTGAGTCCCAACAGATCTCAGTTTTTTAAAGACAAGTCTGTGACTCTGAGCTGTGAGGATGAAGACAGATCTGCTGGATGGACTCTGAGGAGAAACACCACCAGAGGAACCAGAACTCAGTGTGGAGATGGATGGGGAAGACCATCTGGTTCCAGCTGTACCATCGGCTACATGGTTCCAGGTGACAGTGGAGTTTACTGGTGTGAGTCCATGGAGGCAGCAGCCAGTCAGAGCATCAACCTCACTGTTTCTG GTGGATCAGTGATCCTGCAGAGTCCTGTCCTCCCTGTGATGGAGGGAGATCCCCTCactctgagctgtcaatcaaagcaGGACTCCCCCCTCCCAGCTGCTTTCTATAAAGATGGCTCCCTCATCAGGACTGAGCCCGGAGGTCACATGACCATCCTCCATGTTTCCAGGTCTGATGAAGGCCTCTACAGGTGTAACATCAGCAGTCATGGAGAGTCTCCATCCAGCTGGATCTCTGTCACAG GTAAACCAACAACTTCAGCCCCGCCCCCTTCCTCAGCTCCGCCCcctgtctcctcctccctccatcttgtCTTCAGGCTGCTCTGCCACCTGGTGGTGTTCTGTCCATACTTCATCTCTACTGGCCTCATGGTGTCTTTGTATCGACACAGAGCTACAG TCTCCGTGGCGACAGTCCCTCCCCTCCACGCTGAGCAGGGATTGGCTGATGACCTCAGGGCCATCGAGTGTCACTTCTGGGTCACATGGTGTGATCATGTGATCATCCTGAACCTCAAACTTCTTCCTTCATGA